A window from Drosophila nasuta strain 15112-1781.00 chromosome 3, ASM2355853v1, whole genome shotgun sequence encodes these proteins:
- the LOC132792724 gene encoding myotubularin-related protein 6 isoform X2 — MDFTRFMNKFNEIERQLSPTSALRLSFDNISPESEEPPTDGKRLWGMPVPPFVSDKVVSWIEEEFNEAPVYYNGNCVLKKGKAPVENVRMIDRYNTKNPTVGTLYLTATHLIFVEPDSNKETWILHMHVASIEKLPLSTTGSPLLIRCKTFLSVTFVIPKDSECHDVYTSLLKLFQPVSINKLYCFNYQPAKDDFPKNAGWDFFKLDAEFKHMLVPNDNWTLCSMNEKYELCDTYPRQIYVPKEATTLMLISSSRFRSKGRLPALTYLHNNKASICRCSQPLSGFSARCLEDEQMLEAIRKTNTNTDYMYVVDTRPRINAMANRAAGKGYENEAFYENIKFHFLGIENIHVQRASLQKVLEACEQKSPTMSAFLNALESSGWLKHIRSILDTSSFIANAVDKGVSVVVHCSDGWDRTAQVCSLAQLMLNPYYRTIKGFQALIEKDWLAFGHKFSERCGHIQTDAREVSPIFTQFLDCTWQLMSQRSESFEFNERFLLILHDHVHSCQFGTFVGNCEKDRLDLKLAERTFSLWGYMSNHLNEYINPLYKPNVDESIKANLAPQCIKFWRGMYSRFESGIHPREPLGDLLLDSKEHSNSLEDHVQHLTKRIASFKNYISKSAKKLQDATTANPKASKEPASNEINDNKYNYDKKLSELSAADDDHPLKATNMSFANLSLNAEQTSPQALTEEISSVAVDWKPMRNVTSCSCSTPFDQFSKKTHCFRCGDIFCERCIDKNVALPGHDSGKAVPVCRGCFRQMQKQSP, encoded by the exons ATGGATTTCACCAGATTCATGAATAAATTCAACGAAATCGAACGCCAGCTGTCGCCTACATCGGCGCTCCGCCTGAGCTTCGATAATATATCGCCGGAGAGCGAAGAGCCGCCGACGGATGGCAAACGATTGTGGGGAATGCCAGTGCCGCCCTTTGTCTCCGATAAGGTCGTCTCCTGGATCGAAGAAGAGTTCAACGAGGCGCCCGTCTACTACAACGGCAACTGTGTCCTCAAAAAAGGTAAAGCCCCC gTGGAAAATGTACGCATGATTGATCGCTACAACACCAAAAATCCGACAGTTGGCACTCTATATCTGACGGCCACACATTTGATATTCGTGGAGCCCGACAGTAACAAGGAGACCTGG ATTCTACACATGCACGTTGCCAGCATTGAGAAGCTGCCACTGAGCACCACTGGTTCACCACTTTTGATACGCTGCAAGACATTTCTGTCGGTGACATTCGTCATACCCAAGGACTCGGAATGCCATGATGTCTACACTTCGCTTTTGAAACTCTTTCAACCGG TTTCCATCAACAAGTTGTACTGCTTCAATTATCAGCCGGCCAAGGATGACTTCCCCAAGAATGCGGGCTGGGATTTCTTTAAGCTCGATGCTGAATTCAAGCACATGCTGGTGCCAAATGACAATTGGACCCTATGCTCCATGAATGAGAAGTACGAGCTGTGCGACACGTATCCGCGACAGATCTATGTGCCCAAGGAAGCCACCACATTGATGCTCATCAGCAGCTCGCGTTTTCGCTCCAAGGGCCGCCTGCCTGCTTTGACTTATTTGCACAACAATAAG GCATCCATATGTCGCTGCAGCCAGCCGCTGTCGGGATTCAGTGCTCGCTGTCTGGAGGATGAGCAAATGCTGGAGGCCATTCGCaagacaaacacaaacaccGACTACATGTATGTGGTGGATACCCGGCCACGC ATCAATGCCATGGCCAATCGTGCTGCGGGCAAAGGCTACGAGAACGAGGCCTTTTATGAGAACATCAAATTCCATTTCCTTGGCATTGAGAACATTCATGTTCAGCGCGCCAGTCTGCAAAAGGTGCTGGAGGCTTGTGAACAGAAATCGCCCACGATGAGTGCTTTCCTTAATGCCCTGGAGTCATCTGGCTGGCTCAAACACATTCGCTCCATATTGGACACGTCGAG CTTTATTGCCAATGCTGTGGACAAAGGGGTTTCGGTGGTTGTGCACTGCTCCGATGGCTGGGATCGAACCGCCCAAGTTTGCTCGCTGGCACAGCTCATGCTGAATCCGTACTATCGCACAATTAAGGGCTTTCAGGCTCTCATCGAGAAGGATTGGTTGGCCTTTGGCCACAAGTTCAGCGAACGTTGTGGCCATATTCAGACGGATGCGCGTGAAGTTTCGCCGATATTCACACAGTTCCTGGACTGCACCTGGCAACTGATGTCACAGCGCAGCGAGTCCTTTGAATTCAATGAACGTTTCCTTCTCATACTGCATGATCACGTGCACTCGTGTCAGTTTGGCACTTTCGTGGGCAACTGTGAAAAGGATCGCCTCGATCTGAAGCTAGCTGAACGCACATTCTCGCTGTGGGGCTATATGTCTAATCACTTGAACGAGTATATCAATCCGCTGTACAAACCCAACGTTGATGAGTCCATCAAAGCCAATCTGGCGCCGCAATGCATCAA ATTCTGGCGTGGCATGTACAGTCGATTTGAGAGCGGTATTCATCCACGGGAACCATTGGGTGATTTACTACTGGACAGCAAGGAGCACAGCAACTCTCTAGAGGATCATGTGCAGCACCTGACAAAGCGTATTGCAAGCTTCAAGAATTACATTTCCAAGTCGGCTAAGAAGCTGCAAGACGCCACTACAGCTAATCCCAAAGCAAGCAAGGAGCCTGCCTCCAACGAAATCAATGACAACAA ATACAACTACGACAAGAAGCTAAGCGAGTTGTCAGCAGCTGACGATGATCATCCGCTAAAGGCGACCAATATGTCGTTTGCCAATCTGTCGCTGAATGCCGAGCAAACAAGCCCGCAAGCTTTGACAGAAGAGATCTCCTCCGTTGCGGTCGATTGGAAACCCATGCGTAATGTGACCTCCTGCTCCTGTTCCACGCCCTTCGATCAATTCAGCAAAAAG ACCCATTGCTTTCGCTGTGGCGACATCTTCTGTGAGCGCTGCATTGACAAGAACGTTGCACTACCCGGACATGATAGTGGCAAGGCGGTTCCCGTGTGCCGTGGCTGCTTCCGACAGATGCAAAAGCAAAGTCCATAA
- the LOC132792724 gene encoding myotubularin-related protein 6 isoform X1, whose amino-acid sequence MDDIKLAKVENVRMIDRYNTKNPTVGTLYLTATHLIFVEPDSNKETWILHMHVASIEKLPLSTTGSPLLIRCKTFLSVTFVIPKDSECHDVYTSLLKLFQPVSINKLYCFNYQPAKDDFPKNAGWDFFKLDAEFKHMLVPNDNWTLCSMNEKYELCDTYPRQIYVPKEATTLMLISSSRFRSKGRLPALTYLHNNKASICRCSQPLSGFSARCLEDEQMLEAIRKTNTNTDYMYVVDTRPRINAMANRAAGKGYENEAFYENIKFHFLGIENIHVQRASLQKVLEACEQKSPTMSAFLNALESSGWLKHIRSILDTSSFIANAVDKGVSVVVHCSDGWDRTAQVCSLAQLMLNPYYRTIKGFQALIEKDWLAFGHKFSERCGHIQTDAREVSPIFTQFLDCTWQLMSQRSESFEFNERFLLILHDHVHSCQFGTFVGNCEKDRLDLKLAERTFSLWGYMSNHLNEYINPLYKPNVDESIKANLAPQCIKFWRGMYSRFESGIHPREPLGDLLLDSKEHSNSLEDHVQHLTKRIASFKNYISKSAKKLQDATTANPKASKEPASNEINDNKYNYDKKLSELSAADDDHPLKATNMSFANLSLNAEQTSPQALTEEISSVAVDWKPMRNVTSCSCSTPFDQFSKKTHCFRCGDIFCERCIDKNVALPGHDSGKAVPVCRGCFRQMQKQSP is encoded by the exons ATGGACGATATTAAGTTGGCAAAG gTGGAAAATGTACGCATGATTGATCGCTACAACACCAAAAATCCGACAGTTGGCACTCTATATCTGACGGCCACACATTTGATATTCGTGGAGCCCGACAGTAACAAGGAGACCTGG ATTCTACACATGCACGTTGCCAGCATTGAGAAGCTGCCACTGAGCACCACTGGTTCACCACTTTTGATACGCTGCAAGACATTTCTGTCGGTGACATTCGTCATACCCAAGGACTCGGAATGCCATGATGTCTACACTTCGCTTTTGAAACTCTTTCAACCGG TTTCCATCAACAAGTTGTACTGCTTCAATTATCAGCCGGCCAAGGATGACTTCCCCAAGAATGCGGGCTGGGATTTCTTTAAGCTCGATGCTGAATTCAAGCACATGCTGGTGCCAAATGACAATTGGACCCTATGCTCCATGAATGAGAAGTACGAGCTGTGCGACACGTATCCGCGACAGATCTATGTGCCCAAGGAAGCCACCACATTGATGCTCATCAGCAGCTCGCGTTTTCGCTCCAAGGGCCGCCTGCCTGCTTTGACTTATTTGCACAACAATAAG GCATCCATATGTCGCTGCAGCCAGCCGCTGTCGGGATTCAGTGCTCGCTGTCTGGAGGATGAGCAAATGCTGGAGGCCATTCGCaagacaaacacaaacaccGACTACATGTATGTGGTGGATACCCGGCCACGC ATCAATGCCATGGCCAATCGTGCTGCGGGCAAAGGCTACGAGAACGAGGCCTTTTATGAGAACATCAAATTCCATTTCCTTGGCATTGAGAACATTCATGTTCAGCGCGCCAGTCTGCAAAAGGTGCTGGAGGCTTGTGAACAGAAATCGCCCACGATGAGTGCTTTCCTTAATGCCCTGGAGTCATCTGGCTGGCTCAAACACATTCGCTCCATATTGGACACGTCGAG CTTTATTGCCAATGCTGTGGACAAAGGGGTTTCGGTGGTTGTGCACTGCTCCGATGGCTGGGATCGAACCGCCCAAGTTTGCTCGCTGGCACAGCTCATGCTGAATCCGTACTATCGCACAATTAAGGGCTTTCAGGCTCTCATCGAGAAGGATTGGTTGGCCTTTGGCCACAAGTTCAGCGAACGTTGTGGCCATATTCAGACGGATGCGCGTGAAGTTTCGCCGATATTCACACAGTTCCTGGACTGCACCTGGCAACTGATGTCACAGCGCAGCGAGTCCTTTGAATTCAATGAACGTTTCCTTCTCATACTGCATGATCACGTGCACTCGTGTCAGTTTGGCACTTTCGTGGGCAACTGTGAAAAGGATCGCCTCGATCTGAAGCTAGCTGAACGCACATTCTCGCTGTGGGGCTATATGTCTAATCACTTGAACGAGTATATCAATCCGCTGTACAAACCCAACGTTGATGAGTCCATCAAAGCCAATCTGGCGCCGCAATGCATCAA ATTCTGGCGTGGCATGTACAGTCGATTTGAGAGCGGTATTCATCCACGGGAACCATTGGGTGATTTACTACTGGACAGCAAGGAGCACAGCAACTCTCTAGAGGATCATGTGCAGCACCTGACAAAGCGTATTGCAAGCTTCAAGAATTACATTTCCAAGTCGGCTAAGAAGCTGCAAGACGCCACTACAGCTAATCCCAAAGCAAGCAAGGAGCCTGCCTCCAACGAAATCAATGACAACAA ATACAACTACGACAAGAAGCTAAGCGAGTTGTCAGCAGCTGACGATGATCATCCGCTAAAGGCGACCAATATGTCGTTTGCCAATCTGTCGCTGAATGCCGAGCAAACAAGCCCGCAAGCTTTGACAGAAGAGATCTCCTCCGTTGCGGTCGATTGGAAACCCATGCGTAATGTGACCTCCTGCTCCTGTTCCACGCCCTTCGATCAATTCAGCAAAAAG ACCCATTGCTTTCGCTGTGGCGACATCTTCTGTGAGCGCTGCATTGACAAGAACGTTGCACTACCCGGACATGATAGTGGCAAGGCGGTTCCCGTGTGCCGTGGCTGCTTCCGACAGATGCAAAAGCAAAGTCCATAA
- the LOC132790873 gene encoding LOW QUALITY PROTEIN: focadhesin (The sequence of the model RefSeq protein was modified relative to this genomic sequence to represent the inferred CDS: deleted 3 bases in 3 codons), with amino-acid sequence MEDFSSIKPNSSVVKLAACLEKIYNKIVESKEKQIAEQQIKEIEFLKTQCKHEHMQLSLMSCQTLVRLVDEGVLDANSVQNTLLSMLPNAGPMHFAIITESILGLQMLCLKRKTTLLKNNETYQCPYGLKTQLHPLISLMQHSSANMHDVSNKIIGICQHQDINIRNYSIEYLRPVFLYVLCNPQTLHDVKPIWTCLLALSHKQPEARALMQELLSWSKFNNASTCLCTSILVIEAIDYFLQQADHAQSIDLCIYQALLIKQLAHYGIDPRPSLQCLLRVLHATREHTRHHYHVLLVLLAECLHVLSPFYLADLLRIIVFVVVQERCGHEYILNMCLDGIIQWMSQTAFIPAEGLALAHQIVQRVLDQQKQPKDGNEVEEEFATRICTKELQPAHMRNYHPDIAIAFDLANLVESFDVSENKDVFAFVDALNVKANTAFCQRLHLFLRALFLSREPPVDCWFKIYEVILQIIKVNESIAYDFLMTYIFKLAHEHNPELQLELLRGLSSFAVSKDNVPMILNTIRNLSSDNATFCVDLYLRLWRVETRTYPFLLKQIAQPLPDNDKRWELEVARTHAMREICQEKPTLHGSELLPHLSNTLNSCTDDSGDLATSLALDAIYALCDSHTVNIASTWQALGSKFRAEQRPQTLKSLYLLFGLVPLLQTPTLEYEKLADDALEQLWQAISRPNTDATQVRNALAALKSYEPGNTLCLRHIPPQFRFEIVGGGAVVPGTREVVSLQEQDTIPGEVWVQLLQKIRPECGDAAADLIAHYVGNEISGFRSGVYRLPEGKPEPRKLVGLFTTSPLRAVSNYLVSQSRFGDYVPEPYAVTFALRALSKRFSKPIPPMDWSCLTSFFHLSFDARKYCIMIAKNQALHSGTARRLLENFLADFEPNCFEEDLLLLFSLLPEIGNSVSLQILKNFAEKVAVYCFKESQLNDFAEGCLFEKFLDSVKYIFTDKCEIPEVLDVFTLIVERYMDSMNLDSRLFERYTEVVSVLHPNAIDGLTTPANWWETPAGKLKKATIIRCYLVLYNEKLPNPLKWLAPIIDAYERRAEERSFFYRHLAATLYAFGSDEHACNWIMEIFVEIQMLLAEASNKEKLARALYLLDIFILAVDILSGCGVLLGSVDVVATDGKERFNLFPESLQYLCDHIFWKDQEAKIYEFLYNLYKHASIPLAYAAIFKEAIICSRNKPYFDNKGVWTKYVGLRK; translated from the exons ATGGAGGACTTTAGCAGCATTAAACCGAATAGTTCGGTGGTCAAGTTAGCCGCTTGCCTGGAGAAGATCTACAACAAAATAGTGGAGTCGAAGGAAAAACAGATAGCGGAGCAGCAAATCAAGGAAATCGAGTTCCTGAAAACGCAATGCAAGCACGAGCATATGCAACTCAGCCTGATGAGCTGTCAGACGTTGGTCCGCCTCGTCGACGAGGGCGTCCTCGATGCCAACAGTGTACAGAACACGCTGCTATCAATGCTGCCCAATGCGGG CCCCATGCACTTTGCCATTATAACCGAGAGCATATTGGGACTGCAGATGTTGTGTCTGAAGCGCAAGACAACTCTGCTGAAGAATAATGAGACGTATCAATGTCCCTATGGCCTGAAGACGCAGCTTCATCCTCTGATATCGTTGATGCAACATTCAAGTGCCAACATGCACGATGTGAGCAACAAGATTATTGGCATCTGTCAGCACCAAGACATAAA CATTCGCAATTACAGCATCGAATATCTGCGTCCGGTCTTTCTCTACGTGCTCTGCAATCCGCAGACGCTCCACGATGTGAAACCGATTTGGACCTGTTTACTTGCTCTCAGTCACAAGCAACCCGAGGCACGAGCACTTATGCAGGAGCTGCTGTCATGGAGCAAATTCAATAATGCCAGCACTTGTCTGTGCACCAGCATACTGGTCATCGAGGCCATCGATTACTTCCTGCAGCAGGCGGACCATGCCCAGTCCATTGATCTGTGCATTTATCAGGCGCTGCTAATCAAGCAGCTGGCCCACTATGGCATCGATCCGCGTCCAAGTTTGCAGTGTTTGCTGCGCGTGTTGCATGCAACGCGCGAACACACGCGTCATCATTATCAcgtgctgctggtgctgctcgCCGAATGCCTGCATGTGCTATCGCCCTTCTATTTGGCCGATCTGCTGCGCATTATCGTGTTTGTGGTGGTGCAGGAGCGCTGTGGCCATGAATACATTCTGAACATGTGTCTGGACGGCATCATTCAGTGGATGTCTCAGACTGCATTCATACCCGCAGAGGGCCTAGCGCTGGCGCATCAAATTGTCCAGCGTGTGCTCGACCAGCAAAAGCAACCGAAGGATGGCAACGAGGTGGAGGAGGAATTTGCAACACGCATCTGCACCAAGGAGTTGCAGCCGGCGCATATGCGCAACTATCATCCAGACATTGCCATCGCCTTCGATCTGGCCAATCTGGTGGAATCTTTCGATGTCTCCGAGAACAAGGATGTCTTTGCATTTGTCGACGCACTCAATGTCAAAGCAAACACTGCCTTTTGTCAGCgactgcatttgtttttgcgcGCTCTGTTTCTGTCGCGCGAACCACCTGTTGACTGCTGGTTCAAGATCTACGAGGTCATCTTACAGATTATCAAAGTCAACGAGAGTATTGCCTACGATTTCCTCATGACATACATCTTCAAGTTGGCGCATGAACACAATCCGGAGCTTCAGCTGGAACTGCTACGCGGTCTCTCCAGTTTTGCAGTGTCGAAG GATAATGTGCCCATGATACTTAACACCATAAGGAATTTGTCATCGGACAATGCCACTTTCTGTGTCGATTTGTATCTGCGTCTGTGGCGAGTGGAGACACGCACTTATCCTTTCTTGCTGAAGCAAATCGCACAGCCACTGCCAGACAACGACAAACGCTGGGAGCTGGAAGTCGCTCGAACTCATGCGATGCGTGAAATCTGCCAGGAAAA ACCTACTTTACATGGCTCTGAGCTACTGCCACATTTGAGCAACACGCTGAACAGCTGCACTGACGATTCTGGGGATCTGGCCACTTCTTTGGCACTGGATGCCATTTATGCCTTGTGCGACAGTCACACTGTGAATATTGCCTCCACTTGGCAGGCATTGGGCAGCAAGTTTCGGGCCGAGCAAAGGCCTCAGACGTTGAAATCCCTCTATCTCCTGTTTGGACTTGTGCCGCTGCTGCAAACCCCAACATTGGAGTACGAGAAACTGGCTGATGATGCGCTAGAACAGCTGTGGCAGGCTATCAGTCGTCCAAATACGGATGCCACTCAGGTGCGAAATGCACTTGCGGCACTCAAGAGCTATGAGCCAGGCAACACACTGTGTCTACGTCATATTCCGCCGCAGTTTCGTTTCGAAATTGTGGGAGGCGGTGCTGTTGTGCCTGGCACTCGAGAGGTTGTTAGTCTGCAAGAACAAGACACCATACCGGGTGAGGTATGggtgcagctgctgcaaaagATACGACCAGAGTGtggtgatgctgctgctgatctGATAGCCCATTATGTGGGCAACGAAATCAGTGGTTTCCGCAGCGGTGTATATCGTCTGCCCGAGGGGAAACCCGAGCCTCGAAAGCTGGTTGGTCTTTTTACCACCAGTCCGCTACGTGCTGTCAGCAATTATCTAGTGAGTCAATCACGATTCGGCGACTATGTGCCCGAGCCGTATGCCGTGACGTTTGCGCTGCGTGCGCTCTCTAAGCGATTTTCGAAGCCAATACCGCCGATGGATTGG AGCTGCCTGACCAGCTTTTTCCACCTGTCCTTCGATGCTCGCAAATACTGCATTATGATTGCTAAGAATCAGGCACTTCACAGCGGCACAGCTCGACGACTGCTGGAGAATTTCTTGGCCGACTTTGAACCCAATTGCTTTGAGGAGGATCTGTTGCTATTGTTCTCGTTGCTACCGGAAATCGGAAACAGCGTGAGCCTGCAAATCTTAAAGAATTTTGCCGAA AAAGTGGCAGTCTACTGCTTCAAGGAATCACAGTTAAATGACTTCGCCGAGG GATGCTtgtttgaaaagtttttggaCAGCGTTAAGTATATATTCACAGACAAGTGTGAGATACCCGAAGTGCTGGATGTATTTACACTAATTGTGGAGCGTTACATGGACTCGATGAATCTAGATTCCAGACTATTTGAACGTTACACCGAAGTGGTGTCAGTGCTGCATCCCAATGCCATCGATGGCCTCACCACGCCAGCGAATTGGTGGGAAACTCCAGCTGGAAAGCTAAAGAAGGCGACAATTATTCGCTGTTATCTGGTATTGTATAACGAAAAACTGCCGAACCCCTTAAAATGGTTAGCTCCTATTATTGATGCCTATGAACGTCGAGCGGAGGAACGTTCCTTCTTCTATCGCCACCTGGCCGCCACTCTGTATGCCTTTGGCAGCGATGAGCATGCCTGTAACTGGATTATGGAGATATTTGTGGAAATACAAATGTTGCTCGCAGAGGCGTCCAACAAAGAGAAACTCGCTAGAGCCTTGTATCTACTTGATATATTCATATTGGCTGTGGATATACTATCTGGCTGTGGTGTACTGCTTGGCAGTGTTGATGTGGTTGCCACAGATGGTAAGGAGCGTTTTAATCTATTTCCAGAGAGCTTGCAATATCTTTGCGATCACATT TTTTGGAAGGACCAAGAGGCAAAG ATTTACGAGTTCCTGTACAATCTATATAAGCATGCATCGATTCCCCTCGCATATGCTGCCATTTTCAAAGAAGCGATTATCTGCTCGAGAAATAAACCGTACTTTGACAACAAAGGAGTGTGGACCAAATACGTTGGCCTGAGAAAATGA